The Poriferisphaera corsica DNA segment CTCACAACCCACCAAATCCACCCCTGCCACTGAACCTGAGACGCCCGCCGCAGACAACACAACCACCCCCACCCCATCACCCGACGCCCCCATCTTCGTCCCCGATCCCGCCAAAGATATCAACATCTACTGGACCGGTCGCCTTGTCATGGAGCCACAAGTCGTCCCACCAGCCGACCTCGCCGACGACCGCGACGTCCTCATGACCCTGCGCGGCTCCGGCATCAACCCCGTCAAAATCATCACCGCCAAAGGCGAGTCCGTCACAGCCTCCGACGTCTCTTATCTCCGCTCAACCTCACGCCTCGCAGCCACAGGCACCACCGCTCACCCACTCACGGTTATCTCCAAAGACGGCAAAATCTCCGCTCAAAAATTCCAGATCGATCAAGCCAAAGCCTCCGGCTTCATCACCGGCCCCGGACGCATCGCCGCCGAATCCGAAGATGCCAACATCAACGGCACAACCATCACCTGGCAAGACCGCCTCGACCTCGCCTTCTACCTCAAAGACAAAGCTCAAGACCGCGACCCCAACAACATCAACCTTGGCGAAATCGATCTCATCGACGCCGTCAAAACCGCAACCTTCCACGGCTCCCCCGTCATCACATCTCGTGATCTAGACATCAAAGCTACCGATAATCTCACCATCAAACTCTCACAAAAACAAGGCTCTCGCCAAAACCCGCTCTCCCTCACCGGCAACACTGCCGTCTCACTTTCCGCACGCAACAACAACCAAAACATCAACATCGATGCTGATAAACTCGATATCTCTCTCACACAAAACGCCGAAGGCAATACCGTCCCCTCACGAATCTTCGCGCAAGACAACGTCAAAACCGACGCACCTCAGCTCACCCTCGAAGCCGGCCTCCTCGACCTCACCCTCAACCCCGACAACCTCGACGATATTCAACTCACATCTAATACAAAGTTAGACGAAGCCGACACCAACCCTCAACCAGAAACCCAACCCACACCCGAACAACCCCAAGCAGACGAACCCCCAATCGTCACCTTCCCCAAATCTCCAGAAGAAATTCTCGAAGAATATAAAACAGCCGAAAAACCTCAAACACCTGAAAAACAAGACGAAACACTCGACCTCGCCACACTCAACTTCTCACGTCAATTCCAAGCCGTCCAGAAACTTGTTGCCGAGCACAACGTCAAAGTCCACATCAAAGACCAAGACATGAAAGCCTTCGGCGAACGCCTCGTCATCACCGGCGAAACTCAAGAACTCATCATCGCCGGCACAACCCAAAACCTCGCCGTCATCAACCACAACGACGCCACCATCACCGGCGAAAACCAAATCATTTGGCGAAACCTCACCAACAACGTCTTCATCCCCGGCAAGGGTTCCATGCAACAAACCCAATCCAATCCCGATAAAGACACACTCACCTCCATCACATGGAACAAATCCATGACCGCAAACCTTGCCACCGGTCAAGCCGACTTCGACGGCAACGTCCTCCTCATCTCTGACACCAAACAAGCCTCCCTCACACCCACTAACCCAGCCAACAACCAACGCAAAGAAGATGTCGTCGAACTCAAAACCGACACCCTCAACGTCAAATTCAGCACCAAAAACAACACATCTAATACTGTATTAGATCAAGCCAAAGAATCCTCAACCAACACCGACACACCACTCAACAACGTCGTCGGCAACAACAAAATTCAGTTCGCACGAGCCACCGGCCCATCCACCAAATTCACCGCCACAACCTTCGGCCTCAACAACGCCAACAAACGAACCACACAATTCCGCTTCACCCTCGCCGGTAACCGCGATATCTCATTCAACGGCCAAAACGAACGCATCAACATCATCGGCCCCGGCAACATCCTCATCGAAGACTATCAACCCCGCTCGCCCTCATCCCCCCAATCCACATCCACAGCAACCAACCCCATCGCGGGCATGCAGGTCACCGGCGAAGGCAAAACCGTCTTCACCTGGCAAAAATCTCTCACACTCGACGCCGCTCGCAATGACATGCTCATGGTCGGCTCAGTCTTCATGATCCACGAACCCGCCTCCGGCTCAGACACCGTCCAAATGGACGCAAACCGCCTCTATGCCAAGCTCAACGACGCAGGTGGACTCGGCTCATGGATGTCCGATGAAGGCTCGCCACAGCCCGACCTCCAACTCATCCGCGCCGACGGCAACGTCAAACTCCAATCCTCAGGCTACACCATCTACTCAAACGACCTCCAATATACCGGCGCAGATCAACTCATCCTCCTCTCCTCAAACGAAGGCGAAGAAGTCCGCGTCGAAGGTGGCAAGTATCCCATCCCACCCGCCAAGGAAATGGAATACGACGTCGCCAAAGACCGTTTCACCGCCCGCGACGTCACCGGCGGCTTCGTCCCAATCCCCCAAAACTAATCATCCCTCCCTCAATCTCACAACCCTCAAACCATACCCGCTTAATGGGTACTTCATCACACCAACTCAAGCTCAAGCCCATGACCTCCGGTCATGGGGTGTCAACACAACCAACATCCAATCACCTACTCAATCCCACCCAGAATCTAACTTCCAGTTAGATGTAGAATCAATCAGCCGCGACTCTTTAATCCCCCAAGCAAACACACCGGATTTCCTCTCATGCCCACCATCTACAACGTCCACGACCTGCCCGCACCCTCATCGAACATCACACTCGATGACGCGATCAACTACATCCACACCAAATGGGGCGGCGAATCAAACTTCAATTTCTACCAAAACGCCATCCGCCATTCCTCCACCACCGCTCTGCCCCAGTTCTTCATCATGCTCGACGACGCTCCCCCCTCCAATCAAACCATCATCGGCTGCTCCGCCCTGCTCACCAACGACCTCATCTCACGTCAAGACCTGTAC contains these protein-coding regions:
- a CDS encoding GNAT family N-acetyltransferase; the encoded protein is MPTIYNVHDLPAPSSNITLDDAINYIHTKWGGESNFNFYQNAIRHSSTTALPQFFIMLDDAPPSNQTIIGCSALLTNDLISRQDLYPWMACLFIEESHRGRALGNLLSERAVTAAHAAGYPNIYLYTDHVGLYEKYGWTHHTDAYNPFEATPYRVYTKSTVPPSTT